One segment of Streptomyces sp. NBC_01463 DNA contains the following:
- a CDS encoding penicillin acylase family protein: MPPRTRMSVRTGRTRAATVAAVLALGTSLLASAPHAGASEADPVPVVDYCQGQCDDILPPGENGNATLVEILGNKAFGTHPAHSDDQLDRYDGLVAGHTGLTDQKLTDFFNDASFGVAKDQVESVTSPRDDVTITRDKVSGVPHIKGTTRYGTEFGAGFAAGQDRLWLMDLFRHIGRGELTSFAGGALANQGLEQQFWPQAPYTEADLQAQVEYIRTHEGPRGEQAMADAQAYVDGINSYREKSKKGRYFPGEYVLTGKIDAITNIGEIQPFQLTDLISIASVVGGQFGGGGGGEVQAALSLLSAQQKYGVAEGTKVWESFRQRNDPEAVLTVHDGTSFPYANKPGNAVGTALPDPGSVTAEPLIHDRTGSAGTDAKTPVKAPAALKKAQGIYDDGVIPEGSLPGSGSGAQKRGMSNALLVSGKSTASGNPIAVFGPQTGYFAPQLMMLQELQGPGISARGVSFAGVGMYIQMGRGQDYAWSATSAGQDITDTYAVDLCEPDGSAPTKDSTHYLYRGDCTAMEKLEKSNSWKPTVADSTAKGSYRMQVWRTGYGIVTHRATVGGKPVAYTSLRTTYRHEADSIIGFQMLNDPSYVTDAASFQQAASNIDYAFNWFYADSRTAAYYNSGMNPVRAPGVDPALPVKAEKAYEWKGYDPAANTAEHTPFAEHPHSSGQDYYVSWNNKQAEGYASAGFGLSAVHRADLLDDRVAKLVEEGGVTRASLTRAMADAALTDLRGEQLLPELLKVIRSQPVTDPELNAVVQQLDSWRAAGAQRKESSPGSHTYTHADAVRIMDAWWPKLVEAEFKPGLGDDLYGALTANLATDESPAASHGPSGAHSGSAFQYGWWGFADKDLRQVLGQQVKGPLARSYCGNGDLSSCRAALLSSLKQAAAVPAAEVYPADDNCKAGEQWCTDSIIHRALGGIAQKAIHWQNRPTYQQVVEFPAHR, translated from the coding sequence CGACATCCTGCCGCCCGGTGAGAACGGCAACGCCACGCTCGTCGAGATCCTCGGCAACAAGGCGTTCGGCACCCACCCCGCGCACAGCGACGACCAGCTCGACCGCTACGACGGACTCGTGGCCGGGCACACCGGCCTCACCGACCAGAAGCTGACCGACTTCTTCAACGACGCCTCCTTCGGCGTCGCGAAGGACCAGGTCGAGTCCGTCACCTCGCCGCGCGACGACGTCACCATCACCCGTGACAAGGTCTCCGGCGTCCCGCACATCAAGGGCACCACCCGCTACGGGACCGAGTTCGGCGCCGGATTCGCGGCCGGGCAGGACCGGCTCTGGCTGATGGACCTCTTCCGCCACATCGGCCGCGGGGAACTGACCTCGTTCGCCGGCGGCGCACTGGCCAACCAGGGCCTGGAGCAGCAGTTCTGGCCGCAGGCCCCGTACACCGAGGCCGACCTGCAGGCGCAGGTCGAGTACATCAGGACCCATGAGGGCCCCCGCGGCGAACAGGCCATGGCCGACGCGCAGGCGTACGTCGACGGCATCAACTCCTACCGCGAGAAGTCGAAGAAGGGCCGCTACTTCCCCGGCGAGTACGTCCTCACCGGCAAGATCGACGCGATCACCAACATCGGCGAGATCCAGCCGTTCCAGCTGACCGACCTGATCTCGATCGCCTCGGTCGTCGGCGGCCAGTTCGGCGGCGGTGGCGGCGGCGAGGTGCAGGCGGCGCTGTCCCTGCTCTCCGCCCAGCAGAAGTACGGGGTCGCCGAGGGCACGAAGGTCTGGGAGTCGTTCCGGCAGCGCAACGACCCCGAGGCCGTGCTGACCGTCCACGACGGCACCTCGTTCCCGTACGCGAACAAGCCCGGCAACGCCGTCGGAACGGCTCTTCCCGACCCCGGCTCCGTCACCGCCGAGCCGCTGATCCACGACCGCACCGGCTCCGCGGGCACGGACGCCAAGACCCCCGTCAAGGCCCCGGCCGCGCTCAAGAAGGCCCAGGGCATCTACGACGACGGAGTCATCCCCGAGGGCTCGCTGCCCGGTTCGGGCTCCGGCGCCCAGAAGCGCGGCATGTCCAACGCCCTGCTGGTCTCCGGCAAGAGCACCGCGAGCGGAAACCCGATCGCGGTCTTCGGCCCGCAGACCGGCTACTTCGCCCCCCAGCTGATGATGCTCCAGGAGCTCCAGGGCCCCGGCATCAGCGCCCGCGGCGTCTCCTTCGCCGGCGTCGGCATGTACATCCAGATGGGCCGCGGCCAGGACTACGCCTGGAGCGCCACATCGGCGGGCCAGGACATCACCGACACCTACGCCGTCGACCTGTGCGAGCCCGACGGCTCCGCCCCCACCAAGGACTCCACGCACTACCTCTACCGCGGCGACTGCACCGCCATGGAGAAGCTGGAGAAGTCCAACTCCTGGAAGCCGACCGTCGCCGACTCCACGGCCAAGGGCTCCTACCGGATGCAGGTGTGGCGCACCGGCTACGGCATCGTCACCCACCGCGCCACGGTGGGCGGCAAGCCGGTCGCGTACACCTCGCTGCGCACCACCTACCGCCACGAGGCCGACTCGATCATCGGCTTCCAGATGCTCAACGACCCGTCGTACGTCACCGACGCCGCCTCCTTCCAGCAGGCGGCGAGCAACATCGACTACGCCTTCAACTGGTTCTACGCCGACTCCCGCACCGCCGCCTACTACAACAGCGGCATGAACCCGGTGCGCGCCCCGGGCGTCGACCCGGCGCTGCCGGTCAAGGCAGAGAAGGCGTACGAGTGGAAGGGCTACGACCCGGCGGCCAACACCGCGGAGCACACCCCCTTCGCCGAGCACCCGCACTCCAGCGGCCAGGACTACTACGTCTCCTGGAACAACAAGCAGGCCGAGGGGTACGCCTCCGCCGGCTTCGGCCTCAGTGCCGTGCACCGGGCCGATCTGCTCGACGACCGGGTCGCGAAGCTGGTCGAGGAGGGCGGCGTCACCCGCGCCTCCCTCACCCGCGCGATGGCGGACGCCGCGCTCACCGATCTGCGCGGTGAGCAACTGCTGCCCGAGCTGCTGAAGGTGATCCGCTCCCAGCCGGTCACCGACCCGGAACTCAACGCGGTGGTCCAGCAACTGGACTCCTGGCGGGCGGCCGGTGCCCAGCGCAAGGAGAGCAGCCCCGGCTCGCACACGTACACCCACGCCGACGCGGTACGGATCATGGACGCGTGGTGGCCGAAGCTGGTCGAGGCCGAGTTCAAGCCCGGGCTCGGTGACGATCTGTACGGGGCGCTGACCGCGAACCTCGCCACCGACGAGTCCCCGGCCGCCAGCCACGGGCCGAGCGGCGCGCACAGCGGTTCGGCGTTCCAGTACGGCTGGTGGGGCTTCGCCGACAAGGACCTGCGCCAGGTGCTCGGACAGCAGGTCAAGGGCCCGCTGGCCAGGTCCTACTGCGGCAACGGCGATCTGAGCAGCTGCCGCGCGGCGCTGCTGTCCTCGCTGAAGCAGGCGGCGGCGGTCCCGGCGGCGGAGGTGTACCCGGCCGACGACAACTGCAAGGCCGGCGAGCAGTGGTGCACCGACTCGATCATCCACCGGGCGCTCGGCGGGATCGCGCAGAAGGCGATCCACTGGCAGAACCGCCCGACCTACCAGCAGGTGGTGGAGTTCCCGGCACACCGCTGA
- a CDS encoding AMP-binding protein, whose translation MSESIYAAKPWLPLLSEAQRAPVSPAGTLVHAFRDSVARTPGHPALAYFDGRLSYAETDELSDSVAGHLAARGLERGDRVAIMLQNSPHFVLALLGAWKAGATVVPLNPMYKSAEVGHVLKDAEVTALICSDRAWEAYLRDTAAAAPSVRIAVTACELDLQTKNDERVLNFDRLPAADDADDLVTVARQGLPAPAGRELTAADVALISYTSGTSGTPKGALNSHGNIMVNAERQRTGHPIAEGAAYFALAPLFHITGMVCQLAACLTNAGTLVLAYRFHPGVVLDAFAEHRPAYTVGPSTAFMALAATPGVTPGHFASFQVISSGGAPLPPALVEKFRSGLGPYIRNGYGLTECTAPCASVPPEREAPVDPVSGTLSVGVPGPDTVVRIIDENGADVPFGEQGEIAVRGPQVVSGYWRLPEATAVAFPDGELRTGDIGFMDREGWLYVVDRKKDMINASGFKVWPREVEDVLYTHPAVREAAVVGVPDAYRGETVRAYVSLRPGASVEPDELGAYCKERLAAYKYPREVEILAELPKTASGKILRRELRSPRENG comes from the coding sequence ATGAGCGAGTCGATCTACGCGGCCAAGCCCTGGCTCCCGCTGCTCAGCGAGGCCCAGCGGGCCCCCGTCAGTCCCGCCGGGACCCTGGTGCACGCCTTCCGCGACTCCGTGGCCCGGACCCCCGGCCACCCGGCACTCGCCTACTTCGACGGACGTCTCAGCTACGCCGAGACCGACGAGCTCTCCGACTCCGTGGCCGGGCACCTCGCCGCCCGGGGGCTGGAGCGCGGCGACCGGGTCGCGATCATGCTGCAGAACTCCCCGCACTTCGTCCTCGCGCTGCTCGGCGCCTGGAAGGCCGGGGCGACGGTCGTCCCGCTCAACCCGATGTACAAGTCCGCCGAGGTCGGCCACGTACTGAAGGACGCCGAGGTCACGGCGCTGATCTGCTCCGACCGTGCCTGGGAGGCGTATCTGCGGGACACCGCGGCCGCCGCCCCGTCCGTCCGGATCGCCGTCACCGCCTGCGAGCTCGACCTCCAGACGAAGAACGACGAGCGGGTGCTGAACTTCGACCGGCTGCCCGCAGCCGACGACGCGGACGATCTGGTGACCGTCGCCCGGCAGGGCCTCCCGGCCCCCGCCGGCCGCGAACTCACCGCCGCCGACGTGGCGCTGATCAGCTACACCTCCGGGACCAGCGGCACCCCCAAGGGCGCCCTGAACTCCCACGGCAACATCATGGTCAACGCCGAGCGCCAGCGCACCGGCCACCCCATCGCCGAGGGCGCCGCCTACTTCGCGCTCGCCCCGCTCTTCCACATCACCGGCATGGTCTGCCAGCTGGCCGCCTGCCTCACCAACGCGGGCACCCTGGTCCTGGCCTACCGCTTCCACCCCGGTGTCGTCCTCGACGCCTTCGCCGAGCACCGCCCCGCGTACACCGTCGGCCCGTCGACCGCCTTCATGGCGCTCGCCGCGACCCCCGGTGTCACGCCCGGGCACTTCGCCTCCTTCCAGGTGATCTCCTCCGGCGGCGCGCCGCTGCCGCCCGCGCTCGTCGAGAAGTTCCGGTCGGGCCTGGGCCCGTACATCCGCAACGGCTACGGCCTCACCGAGTGCACCGCCCCCTGCGCCTCGGTGCCGCCCGAGCGCGAGGCGCCCGTCGACCCGGTCTCCGGCACCCTCTCGGTCGGCGTGCCCGGCCCGGACACCGTCGTGCGGATCATCGACGAGAACGGCGCGGACGTGCCGTTCGGCGAACAGGGCGAGATCGCGGTGCGCGGCCCGCAGGTCGTCTCCGGCTACTGGCGGCTGCCCGAGGCAACCGCAGTCGCGTTCCCGGACGGCGAGCTGCGCACCGGCGACATCGGCTTCATGGACCGCGAGGGCTGGCTCTACGTCGTCGACCGCAAGAAGGACATGATCAACGCGTCCGGCTTCAAGGTCTGGCCGCGAGAGGTCGAGGACGTCCTCTACACCCACCCGGCCGTGCGCGAGGCCGCCGTCGTCGGCGTCCCGGACGCCTACCGCGGCGAGACGGTCCGCGCCTACGTCAGTCTGCGGCCCGGCGCCTCGGTCGAACCCGATGAATTGGGTGCGTACTGCAAGGAACGGCTCGCCGCGTACAAGTACCCGCGCGAAGTCGAGATCCTGGCGGAACTTCCCAAGACCGCAAGTGGGAAGATCCTCAGGCGGGAACTGCGTTCACCCCGTGAGAACGGTTGA
- a CDS encoding DUF1343 domain-containing protein, whose translation MSLSRRGLLAAGGAVGALAATAASAGPAAALPSHGKGHGGGHGRVRTGFDRLAADGYALLKGQRVGVVTNPTGITSGVEHIVDVMHPDGRVNLTAVFGPEHGFRGTAQAGGSEGRYDDPATGLPVYDTYLKNGQALADVFTASGVDTVVFDIQDAGARFYTYIWTLYDCMEAAALAGKRFVVLDRPNPVTGRAALGPVLDPAFGTFVGRREISQAHGMTVTELALLFNGEFLADRPADLEIVKMSGWSRSDFFDATGLPWVPPSPNMPTPDTALVYSGTCLFEGTNLSEGRGTTRPFELLGAEGIDHTWAAAANALGLPGVAFREAYFAPTFSKFQGKTVGGVQLHVQDREVFDPVRTGIALLVTAKQTWSGFAWRSDNWIDKLTGNTRVRTMIDAGADTDEVVGAWADDLAAFRAVRKRYLQYR comes from the coding sequence ATGAGCCTGTCCAGGCGTGGATTGCTGGCCGCCGGCGGTGCGGTCGGAGCCCTCGCGGCGACCGCCGCATCGGCAGGACCCGCGGCCGCCCTCCCCTCGCACGGCAAGGGGCACGGCGGCGGACACGGCCGGGTCCGCACCGGCTTCGACCGGCTGGCGGCGGACGGTTACGCCCTGCTGAAGGGGCAGCGGGTCGGTGTGGTCACGAACCCGACCGGGATCACGTCCGGCGTGGAGCACATCGTCGATGTGATGCACCCCGACGGCCGGGTGAACCTGACCGCCGTCTTCGGCCCCGAGCACGGCTTCCGCGGCACCGCGCAGGCGGGCGGCTCCGAGGGGCGCTACGACGACCCGGCGACCGGACTGCCGGTCTACGACACGTACCTCAAGAACGGGCAGGCCCTCGCCGACGTGTTCACGGCGTCCGGCGTGGACACGGTCGTCTTCGACATCCAGGACGCGGGCGCCCGTTTCTACACGTACATCTGGACGCTGTACGACTGCATGGAGGCGGCGGCCCTCGCGGGGAAGAGGTTCGTGGTGCTGGACCGGCCGAACCCGGTGACCGGGCGGGCCGCGCTCGGCCCGGTGCTCGATCCCGCGTTCGGCACCTTCGTGGGGCGCCGGGAGATCTCGCAGGCGCACGGCATGACCGTCACCGAACTGGCACTGCTGTTCAACGGGGAGTTCCTCGCGGACCGTCCGGCCGACCTGGAGATTGTGAAGATGTCGGGGTGGTCGCGCTCGGACTTCTTCGACGCGACCGGGCTGCCGTGGGTGCCGCCGAGCCCCAACATGCCGACGCCGGACACCGCGCTCGTCTACTCGGGCACCTGCCTCTTCGAGGGCACCAACCTCTCCGAGGGGCGCGGCACCACCCGCCCGTTCGAACTGCTCGGCGCCGAGGGGATCGACCACACCTGGGCGGCCGCGGCGAACGCGCTCGGCCTGCCCGGAGTGGCGTTCCGCGAGGCGTACTTCGCGCCGACGTTCTCCAAGTTCCAGGGCAAGACGGTGGGCGGCGTCCAGCTGCACGTCCAGGACCGCGAGGTCTTCGACCCGGTCCGCACCGGGATCGCGCTGCTGGTGACGGCGAAGCAGACCTGGAGCGGGTTCGCCTGGCGCTCCGACAACTGGATCGACAAGCTCACCGGCAACACCCGGGTCCGCACGATGATCGACGCGGGGGCGGACACCGATGAGGTGGTGGGGGCGTGGGCGGATGACCTCGCCGCGTTCCGGGCGGTGCGGAAGCGGTACCTGCAGTACCGGTGA
- a CDS encoding TetR/AcrR family transcriptional regulator, which translates to MAKATDGSGTPVPQRLLAAATRLFAEQGYDRTSVQEIVEAAGVTKGALYHYFGSKEDLLQEVYARVLRLQQERLDAFAGADAPVEQRLRDAAADVVVTTIENLDDASIFFRSMHHLSPEKNKQVRVERRRYHERFRALVEEGQRSGVFSTATPADLIVDYHFGSVHHLSTWYRPDGPLTQQEVADHLADLLLRALRP; encoded by the coding sequence ATGGCCAAGGCGACGGACGGGAGCGGTACCCCCGTCCCGCAGCGGCTGCTGGCCGCCGCCACGCGGCTCTTCGCCGAGCAGGGGTACGACCGCACCTCGGTCCAGGAGATCGTCGAGGCGGCCGGCGTCACCAAGGGCGCGCTCTACCACTACTTCGGCTCCAAGGAGGACCTCCTCCAGGAGGTCTACGCCCGGGTGCTGCGGCTCCAGCAGGAGCGGCTCGACGCCTTCGCTGGCGCCGACGCACCCGTCGAGCAGCGGCTGCGCGACGCCGCGGCCGACGTGGTCGTCACCACCATCGAGAACCTCGACGACGCCTCGATCTTCTTCCGCTCCATGCACCATCTGAGCCCGGAGAAGAACAAGCAGGTACGGGTGGAGCGGCGCCGCTACCACGAGCGCTTCCGGGCGCTCGTGGAAGAGGGGCAGCGCAGCGGGGTGTTCTCCACGGCCACCCCGGCGGACCTGATCGTCGACTACCACTTCGGCTCGGTCCACCACCTGTCGACGTGGTACCGGCCGGACGGCCCGCTCACCCAGCAGGAGGTCGCCGACCACCTCGCCGACCTGCTGCTGCGCGCGCTGCGGCCGTAG
- a CDS encoding LysR family transcriptional regulator: MAVITHGSFTAAARAELIVQSALSTSVRNLERELGADLFERTGRRVVLTEAGRALLPSARTVLAGTDAARDAVAAVSGLATGRVRIGTIQTLTCVDLAAELALFHRLWPGVQISLREATTPELVAGVRAGELDLAYLAPDAAELPEGIMAFASWQEDLVLITAPGHRLATAGRTLVKDLADEPFVDFRAGTGLETAVRRLAAHCGLERRITCDVTQIRLLVDLVRAGIGVAIVPRRIGEDAGLPCVSIRQPEPGRTVLLVGRAPRPRNPAAEALLGRLAGSRA; this comes from the coding sequence ATGGCGGTGATCACGCACGGCAGTTTCACCGCCGCCGCCCGCGCCGAGCTGATCGTGCAGTCCGCGCTGAGCACCTCCGTCCGCAACCTCGAACGGGAGCTGGGGGCCGACCTGTTCGAACGGACCGGCCGCCGGGTGGTGCTCACCGAGGCGGGCCGGGCGCTGCTGCCCTCGGCCCGTACGGTGCTGGCCGGGACGGACGCGGCGCGTGACGCGGTGGCCGCCGTGTCGGGGCTGGCCACCGGGCGGGTGCGGATCGGCACGATCCAGACGCTGACCTGCGTGGATCTGGCCGCCGAGCTGGCCCTGTTCCACCGGCTGTGGCCCGGGGTGCAGATCTCGCTGCGCGAGGCGACGACTCCGGAGCTGGTGGCGGGGGTGCGGGCGGGTGAGCTGGATCTCGCCTATCTCGCGCCGGACGCGGCCGAACTCCCGGAAGGCATCATGGCGTTCGCGTCCTGGCAGGAGGACCTGGTGCTGATCACGGCGCCCGGCCACCGGCTGGCGACGGCCGGCCGCACCCTGGTCAAGGACCTCGCCGACGAGCCGTTCGTGGACTTCCGGGCGGGCACCGGCCTGGAGACCGCGGTGCGGCGGCTGGCCGCGCACTGCGGCCTGGAGCGCCGGATCACCTGCGATGTCACCCAGATCCGGCTGCTCGTCGATCTCGTCCGGGCGGGGATCGGCGTGGCGATCGTGCCGCGCCGGATCGGCGAGGACGCCGGACTGCCGTGCGTGAGCATCCGGCAGCCGGAGCCGGGCCGGACGGTGCTGCTGGTGGGCCGGGCGCCCCGGCCGCGCAATCCGGCGGCCGAGGCCCTGCTGGGCCGGCTGGCCGGCAGCAGGGCCTGA
- a CDS encoding SDR family oxidoreductase, translating into MSTVQGAGVVVTGAGGGIGAALARRFAAEGARVVVNDLDESRIKALAEEIGGTAVAGDASQIVDAARDALDGTVDVYCANAGLASPGDVFADEDVWAAAWDVNVMAHVRAARALLPDWLERGSGRFVSTASAAGLLTMIGAAPYSVTKHGAVAFAEWLSLTYRHRGIKVHAICPQGVRTDMLTGAGSAGKLVLAPGAIEPEAVADALFDAMAEDRFLVLPHPEVANYYGARAEDTDRWLRGMNRLQRTWEETGA; encoded by the coding sequence ATGAGTACGGTGCAGGGCGCTGGCGTAGTGGTCACGGGGGCCGGAGGCGGCATCGGCGCCGCGCTGGCCCGCAGATTCGCCGCCGAGGGCGCGCGGGTCGTGGTCAACGACCTCGACGAGAGCCGGATCAAGGCGCTCGCCGAGGAGATCGGCGGCACCGCGGTCGCCGGGGACGCCTCACAGATCGTCGACGCCGCCCGCGACGCGCTGGACGGCACCGTGGACGTCTACTGCGCCAACGCCGGCCTCGCCTCGCCCGGTGACGTATTCGCCGACGAGGACGTCTGGGCAGCCGCCTGGGACGTCAACGTGATGGCCCACGTCCGTGCGGCCAGGGCGCTCCTCCCGGACTGGCTGGAGCGCGGCAGCGGCAGGTTCGTCTCCACGGCCTCCGCCGCCGGACTCCTCACGATGATCGGCGCGGCGCCCTACAGCGTCACCAAGCACGGCGCGGTCGCCTTCGCCGAATGGCTCTCCCTCACCTACCGCCACCGCGGCATCAAGGTGCACGCGATCTGCCCGCAGGGCGTGCGTACGGACATGCTCACCGGCGCCGGATCGGCCGGGAAGCTCGTCCTCGCCCCCGGCGCGATCGAGCCCGAGGCCGTCGCCGACGCCCTCTTCGACGCGATGGCCGAGGACCGCTTCCTCGTTCTGCCCCACCCCGAGGTGGCCAACTACTACGGGGCCAGGGCCGAGGACACCGATCGCTGGCTCCGCGGCATGAACCGCCTCCAGCGCACATGGGAGGAGACCGGAGCATGA
- a CDS encoding phosphotransferase family protein has protein sequence MSQVHPPGLDLDRLRGHLDRERPGLVNGPLEARLIEGGRSNLTYVVTVADGTGRWVVRRPPLGHVLATAHDMKREHRVISGLHPTAVPVPEPVLLCEDDSVIGSPFYVMEYVEGTPYRTAEQLAPLGAERTRKAVLSLVDTLVELHAVDPQAVGLGDFGRPEGFLDRQLRRWGKQLDASRNRELPGIDELHAALGRQLPGSPAPTVIHGDYRLDNVLIGADDEIKAVLDWEMSTLGDPLTDLGLLVMYSSDLGLPESPVSTTSGAAGHPSPAELIERYAARSGRDTSGISWYTAFAWFKLAVILEGIHYRYTLGQTVGGGFDRIGDLVPVFIEHGLTTLQEG, from the coding sequence ATGAGCCAAGTCCACCCGCCAGGTCTCGACCTCGACCGGTTGCGCGGACATCTCGACCGCGAGCGGCCGGGCCTGGTGAACGGACCGCTCGAGGCCCGGCTCATCGAGGGCGGACGGTCGAACCTCACCTACGTCGTCACGGTGGCGGACGGCACCGGCCGCTGGGTGGTCCGACGGCCGCCGCTGGGTCATGTGCTGGCGACCGCGCACGACATGAAGCGCGAGCACCGGGTGATCAGCGGGCTGCACCCGACGGCCGTCCCGGTCCCCGAACCGGTGCTGCTCTGCGAGGACGACTCGGTCATCGGCTCCCCCTTCTACGTCATGGAGTACGTCGAGGGCACCCCGTACCGCACCGCCGAGCAGCTCGCCCCGCTGGGCGCCGAGCGCACCCGCAAGGCCGTACTGAGCCTGGTCGACACCCTCGTGGAGCTGCACGCCGTCGACCCGCAGGCCGTCGGCCTCGGCGACTTCGGGCGCCCCGAGGGCTTCCTCGACCGTCAGCTGCGCCGCTGGGGGAAGCAGCTGGACGCCTCCCGCAACCGCGAGCTGCCGGGCATCGACGAGCTGCACGCGGCACTCGGCCGGCAGCTCCCCGGCTCCCCCGCCCCGACCGTCATCCACGGCGACTACCGCCTGGACAACGTGCTGATCGGCGCGGACGACGAGATCAAGGCCGTCCTCGACTGGGAGATGTCGACGCTCGGCGACCCGCTCACCGACCTCGGACTGCTGGTCATGTACAGCTCCGACCTGGGGCTGCCCGAATCCCCGGTCTCCACCACCAGCGGGGCCGCCGGCCACCCCTCCCCCGCCGAGCTGATCGAGCGCTACGCGGCCCGCTCCGGCCGGGACACCTCGGGCATCTCCTGGTACACGGCGTTCGCCTGGTTCAAGCTCGCCGTGATCCTGGAGGGCATCCACTACCGCTACACCCTGGGCCAGACGGTCGGCGGCGGCTTCGACCGCATCGGCGACCTCGTCCCCGTCTTCATCGAGCACGGCCTCACCACCCTCCAGGAAGGCTGA
- a CDS encoding acyl-CoA dehydrogenase family protein, producing MDFAFDARTEELRAKLLTFMDEHVYPAEKTADEQREQLASPWDTPQVVEDLKAEARRQGLWNLFLPDAEYGAGLTNLQYAPLAEILGRSPHLAPTALNCAAPDTGNMEVLAQFGTEEQKKQWLEPLLAGEIRSAFAMTEPEVASSDATNIETRITRDGGGTSRSSGAENGGDYVINGRKWYISGAMNPDCAIFIVMGKTDPDGDDIRRQQSQILVPRDTPGLTVKRAMQVYGYEDHSHGGHAEVVFDDVRVPVTNLIGEEGGGFAIAQARLGPGRIHHCMRLIGMAERAIELMCRRAVARTAFGKPLAQQGVVHNWIADARVTVEQLRLLVLKTAWLMDTVGNRGAHTEIQSIKIATPRAVVSIIDQAVQLHGAGGVSQDFPLAELWAAARTLRLADGPDEVHQRSLARREIKKYL from the coding sequence ATGGACTTCGCATTCGACGCCCGTACCGAAGAGCTGCGCGCCAAGCTGCTCACCTTCATGGACGAGCACGTCTACCCGGCCGAGAAGACCGCGGACGAGCAGCGCGAACAGCTCGCGTCGCCGTGGGACACCCCGCAGGTGGTCGAGGACCTGAAGGCCGAGGCCCGCAGGCAGGGGTTGTGGAACCTCTTCCTGCCGGACGCCGAGTACGGCGCCGGGCTCACCAACCTCCAGTACGCCCCGCTGGCCGAGATCCTGGGCCGCTCCCCGCATCTGGCGCCGACCGCGCTGAACTGCGCGGCGCCGGACACCGGGAACATGGAGGTCCTCGCCCAGTTCGGCACCGAGGAGCAGAAGAAGCAGTGGCTGGAGCCGCTGCTGGCCGGGGAGATCCGGTCCGCGTTCGCGATGACGGAGCCGGAGGTCGCCTCCTCGGACGCGACGAACATCGAGACCCGCATCACCCGGGACGGAGGGGGTACCTCCCGTTCGAGCGGAGCCGAGAATGGGGGAGACTACGTCATCAACGGGCGCAAGTGGTACATCTCCGGGGCGATGAACCCGGACTGCGCGATCTTCATCGTGATGGGCAAGACCGACCCGGACGGCGACGACATCCGCCGCCAGCAGTCGCAGATCCTCGTCCCGCGCGACACCCCGGGCCTGACCGTGAAGCGCGCGATGCAGGTGTACGGCTACGAGGACCACTCCCACGGCGGCCACGCCGAGGTCGTCTTCGACGACGTGCGCGTGCCCGTGACGAACCTGATCGGCGAGGAGGGCGGCGGCTTCGCCATCGCCCAGGCGCGGCTGGGTCCGGGCCGCATCCACCACTGCATGCGGCTGATCGGCATGGCGGAGCGCGCCATCGAGCTGATGTGCCGGCGCGCGGTGGCCCGTACGGCCTTCGGCAAGCCGCTCGCCCAGCAGGGCGTGGTGCACAACTGGATCGCGGACGCCCGGGTCACGGTGGAGCAGCTGCGGCTGCTGGTGCTGAAGACGGCCTGGCTGATGGACACCGTCGGCAACCGCGGCGCGCACACGGAGATCCAGTCCATCAAGATCGCCACCCCGCGCGCGGTGGTCTCCATCATCGACCAGGCGGTGCAGCTGCACGGCGCGGGCGGCGTCAGCCAGGACTTCCCGCTGGCCGAGCTGTGGGCGGCGGCGCGGACGCTGCGGCTGGCGGACGGCCCGGACGAGGTGCACCAGCGGTCGCTGGCGCGGCGGGAGATCAAGAAGTACCTGTAG